One part of the Tenacibaculum sp. 190130A14a genome encodes these proteins:
- a CDS encoding DUF4834 family protein, translated as MNIQEAGPINMIRTILIILVIYYATRFLFKLFAPFLVKKAMNKMQEKAEQQYNNRYKESNVNEGETVIDKKPQNTKQSNNSVGEYVDFEELD; from the coding sequence ATGAATATTCAAGAAGCTGGACCTATAAATATGATCAGAACAATATTAATAATATTAGTAATTTACTATGCCACACGTTTTTTGTTTAAGTTATTCGCGCCGTTCTTAGTAAAGAAAGCAATGAATAAAATGCAGGAAAAAGCAGAACAACAATACAACAATAGATATAAAGAATCTAATGTTAATGAAGGAGAAACTGTAATAGATAAAAAGCCTCAAAATACTAAACAAAGTAACAACTCAGTAGGAGAGTATGTTGATTTTGAAGAACTAGACTAA
- a CDS encoding YfhO family protein, whose protein sequence is MNFKKFLPYIIAFVVFTIASVLYFNPVLSGKKIKQGDITQFVGMARESANYRAEKGEESYWLGNAFGGMPTYQVGAYFPNDFIRYVDKVIRFLPRPADYLFLYFFSFFILLTALKVDWKLAILGSLSFGFSTYLIIIFGAGHNAKAHAIGYMPLVLAGILYIYQNKYMLGFVLTSLAMALEISANHPQMTYYLGFCLLILGLVELLEAVKNRKLSLFVKQTGVVLVACLLGISVNATRLLATKEYANYSTRGKSELTISPDGSPKESTSGLDKAYITEYSYGIAETFNLLIPRFMGGGTVEKLDKGTSFYETVQVRAGDKVAKDYSSQVLTYWGKQPIVEAPAYIGAIMFFLFFLGIFLVRGKLKYWLVGATVFSIVMSWGKNFSFLTDLFIDYFPLYNKFRAVSSIQVIAELCVPLLGIIALKEFFSPNREKEEKETALKKAFYVGGGITLFFALVGSSLFAFEGLRDAQYQQQLPELVDALIADRKSMMISDSLRSFVLILLVGGGLWLYLKQKVKRLPVIIGLTVLVLFDLVSINLNYVNKEDFTSARKVEKPFVANEADKKILKDKSYYRVANFSSSILNEARTSYFHNSLGGYHAAKMKRYQELFEYQIAKNNVETLNMLNTKYFIVSDTEVQINPEANGNVWFVDKMKYVETANEEIQALDSLKTKETAVVNILKGNANVLIKELGTSIVQDSIATIQLKEYDTARLVYESVTSSKQFAVFSEIFYKDGWNAYIDGKLVPHYQVDYVLRGMIVPKGKHTIEFKFEPTVISKGNMISLISYAMILLIPIGWFLKDRRKYKS, encoded by the coding sequence ATGAACTTTAAGAAATTTTTACCGTACATTATTGCATTTGTCGTATTTACAATTGCGTCTGTATTATATTTTAATCCTGTTTTGAGCGGGAAAAAAATAAAACAAGGAGATATAACTCAATTTGTTGGAATGGCTCGTGAATCTGCTAATTATAGAGCAGAGAAAGGAGAAGAATCTTATTGGTTAGGAAATGCCTTTGGAGGGATGCCTACCTATCAAGTAGGCGCTTATTTCCCAAATGATTTTATTCGCTATGTAGACAAGGTGATTAGGTTTTTGCCAAGACCAGCAGATTATTTGTTTCTGTATTTTTTTAGTTTTTTCATTTTGTTAACAGCCCTAAAGGTCGATTGGAAATTGGCCATTTTGGGAAGTTTATCCTTCGGATTTTCTACTTACTTGATAATTATATTTGGAGCAGGTCATAACGCGAAAGCTCATGCTATAGGTTACATGCCATTAGTATTGGCTGGGATTTTATACATATATCAAAATAAATATATGTTAGGTTTTGTACTTACTTCATTGGCCATGGCTTTAGAAATCAGTGCAAACCATCCACAGATGACATATTATCTAGGGTTTTGTTTACTAATTCTTGGTTTAGTTGAATTATTGGAGGCTGTTAAAAATAGAAAGCTATCATTGTTTGTAAAACAAACCGGAGTTGTTTTAGTAGCTTGTTTACTTGGAATCAGTGTAAATGCAACTCGACTTTTAGCAACAAAAGAATATGCTAATTACAGTACTAGAGGAAAATCTGAGTTAACAATTTCACCAGATGGATCTCCAAAAGAATCAACATCTGGTTTAGATAAAGCTTATATCACAGAATATAGTTATGGTATAGCCGAGACTTTTAATTTATTAATTCCTCGTTTTATGGGAGGAGGAACAGTTGAAAAATTAGATAAGGGAACTAGTTTTTATGAAACAGTTCAGGTAAGAGCAGGAGATAAAGTGGCGAAAGATTATTCTAGTCAAGTGTTAACCTATTGGGGAAAACAACCTATAGTAGAAGCACCAGCTTATATTGGAGCTATTATGTTTTTTCTATTCTTTCTTGGAATTTTCTTAGTACGAGGTAAATTAAAATATTGGTTAGTTGGTGCAACGGTTTTCTCAATTGTGATGAGTTGGGGGAAGAATTTCTCCTTTTTAACTGATTTATTTATAGATTATTTCCCTTTGTATAATAAGTTTAGAGCTGTTTCTTCTATTCAAGTAATTGCAGAATTGTGTGTTCCGCTATTAGGAATAATTGCTTTAAAGGAGTTTTTCTCGCCTAATAGAGAAAAAGAAGAAAAAGAAACTGCATTGAAAAAAGCATTTTATGTTGGAGGAGGAATTACATTGTTTTTTGCATTGGTAGGAAGTAGTTTGTTTGCTTTTGAAGGATTAAGAGATGCTCAATATCAACAACAATTGCCTGAACTGGTTGATGCTTTAATAGCGGATAGGAAGTCTATGATGATTTCGGATAGTTTAAGATCTTTTGTATTAATACTATTAGTTGGTGGAGGGCTTTGGTTGTATTTAAAACAAAAGGTAAAAAGATTACCAGTAATTATAGGACTTACTGTTTTGGTATTGTTCGATTTGGTTTCCATTAACTTAAATTATGTAAACAAAGAAGATTTTACTTCTGCAAGAAAAGTGGAAAAACCATTTGTAGCAAATGAAGCAGATAAAAAGATTTTGAAAGATAAATCGTATTATAGAGTAGCTAATTTTTCAAGTAGTATTTTAAATGAGGCAAGAACTTCATATTTCCATAATTCGTTAGGAGGATATCATGCAGCTAAAATGAAACGTTATCAAGAGTTGTTTGAATATCAGATAGCAAAGAATAATGTGGAGACTCTAAACATGCTTAATACAAAGTATTTTATTGTTAGTGATACAGAAGTTCAGATAAACCCAGAAGCCAATGGTAATGTGTGGTTTGTTGATAAAATGAAGTATGTAGAAACTGCAAATGAAGAAATACAAGCGCTAGATTCACTAAAAACGAAAGAAACGGCGGTGGTAAATATCTTGAAAGGAAATGCTAATGTTTTAATTAAAGAATTAGGAACGTCAATTGTTCAAGATTCTATAGCAACAATTCAATTAAAAGAATACGATACTGCAAGATTGGTTTATGAGAGTGTTACTTCTAGTAAGCAATTTGCGGTGTTCTCTGAAATTTTTTACAAAGATGGTTGGAATGCATACATTGATGGAAAATTAGTACCACATTACCAGGTTGATTATGTTTTAAGAGGTATGATAGTACCTAAAGGAAAACATACTATAGAATTTAAGTTTGAACCAACAGTAATAAGTAAAGGGAATATGATTTCATTAATTTCATATGCTATGATTTTGCTTATTCCTATAGGATGGTTTTTAAAAGATAGAAGGAAATATAAAAGTTAA
- a CDS encoding helix-turn-helix transcriptional regulator: MYRYLIVFLLFTFINTGYTQNNSLDSIYLKKIALFKNTNYDSTILYSEKLESSSNICNQLSGANVKIYAFYRKKKYKEALAKIEILNAKIDSLLKKEETPCFYDHKAAIYNRLFWISKNEENYNQAYKYLLRCETYLKGHPVKDAKNYMNNLGLASSKALIKNKLNMQEEAKQILLKTFSETENPILNDLKNKNSLNLLKANVLNSLGNTYLSIANKNDNSVFLDSASYYYDKAYDVTKIFEPLHEDSEIIYSFRKTEVLIAQKQFNKAIKLINNYKNIHNGFHYKHREFFQKTLCFNGLHHSDSTIYYAYKLLFDKKDECKRSNLITTYDILSKQYDKLNKQDSALKYSQKTLEQFHLADKNKEETFHLLYKNDFEKAQKLNNSLLKKKDSNTNTLLSFLGGATILTSFLFFLFYKKEKKVKKKLIQKLKENTQEDETSKKEYNIDDTLEANILNEINRVDNNFDFIKPDFSITDIAEALHTNTTYISFVFNKTKGTTFKQYYTSLKIAYIQKKLKEEKKYRNYSIKALAEEIGYSNASAFSRAFKKHTGTTPSEYIKNLEV; this comes from the coding sequence ATGTATCGGTACCTTATTGTTTTCTTGTTATTTACTTTCATAAACACAGGTTATACCCAAAATAATTCTCTAGACTCGATTTACTTAAAAAAAATAGCACTATTTAAAAACACCAATTACGACAGTACTATTTTATACTCGGAAAAATTAGAAAGCTCTTCTAATATTTGCAACCAACTAAGTGGAGCCAATGTCAAAATTTATGCGTTTTATCGTAAAAAAAAGTACAAAGAAGCCCTAGCAAAAATTGAAATTTTAAATGCTAAAATAGACTCTTTACTTAAAAAGGAGGAAACTCCATGCTTTTATGATCATAAAGCTGCCATATACAACCGTTTATTTTGGATTAGTAAAAATGAAGAAAACTATAATCAAGCATATAAGTATTTACTTAGGTGTGAAACCTATTTAAAAGGTCACCCAGTAAAAGATGCTAAAAATTACATGAATAATTTGGGATTAGCTTCTAGCAAAGCCTTGATAAAAAACAAGCTTAATATGCAAGAAGAAGCTAAACAGATTCTTCTAAAAACCTTCTCTGAAACTGAAAACCCTATACTTAACGATTTAAAAAACAAGAACAGTCTAAATTTACTTAAAGCAAATGTTTTAAACTCTTTAGGAAACACGTATTTGTCAATAGCAAATAAAAATGATAATTCAGTATTTCTTGATTCAGCATCATATTATTACGATAAGGCTTATGATGTAACAAAAATATTTGAGCCTTTACATGAAGATTCCGAAATCATATATAGCTTTAGAAAAACAGAAGTTTTAATTGCTCAAAAACAATTTAATAAAGCTATAAAACTCATAAATAACTACAAAAACATTCATAACGGATTTCATTACAAACACAGAGAGTTCTTCCAAAAAACCCTTTGCTTTAATGGATTACACCACTCAGATTCTACCATTTACTATGCCTATAAATTACTTTTTGATAAAAAAGATGAATGTAAGCGTAGTAACTTAATCACTACATATGATATTCTTTCTAAACAATATGACAAACTAAACAAGCAGGATAGCGCTCTAAAATATTCACAAAAAACACTAGAACAATTTCATTTGGCTGATAAAAACAAGGAAGAAACTTTTCATTTACTTTATAAAAACGACTTTGAAAAAGCTCAAAAATTAAACAATTCTTTACTTAAAAAGAAAGACAGCAATACCAATACATTGTTAAGTTTTTTAGGAGGCGCTACCATCCTTACTTCTTTTCTTTTTTTCCTTTTTTATAAGAAAGAAAAAAAGGTTAAGAAAAAACTAATTCAAAAATTAAAAGAAAACACTCAAGAAGATGAAACGTCTAAAAAAGAGTATAATATTGACGATACTTTAGAAGCTAACATCTTGAATGAAATTAATAGAGTTGACAACAATTTTGACTTTATAAAACCTGACTTCTCTATTACAGATATTGCAGAGGCTTTACATACAAATACTACTTATATTTCTTTTGTTTTCAATAAAACAAAAGGTACTACTTTTAAACAGTATTATACAAGTTTAAAAATAGCTTACATTCAGAAGAAGTTAAAAGAAGAGAAAAAATATAGAAATTATTCTATAAAAGCCTTAGCAGAAGAAATTGGATATTCTAACGCCTCTGCCTTCTCTAGAGCTTTTAAAAAACATACAGGTACAACCCCTTCTGAATACATAAAAAATCTAGAGGTTTAA